In a single window of the Stegostoma tigrinum isolate sSteTig4 chromosome 49, sSteTig4.hap1, whole genome shotgun sequence genome:
- the cdk20 gene encoding cyclin-dependent kinase 20, with protein sequence MEQYNILGRVGEGAHGIVFKAKHIETGETVALKKVALRKLEDGIPNQALREIKALQEIEDNQYVVKLKDVFPHGTGFVLVFEYMLSDLSEVIRNSDWPLTESQVKGYMMMLLKGLAFCHQNSIMHRDLKPANLLISSTGHLKIADFGLARVFSNEGDRLYSHQVATRWYRAPELLYGARKYDEGVDIWAVGCIFGELLNNSPLFPGENDIEQLCCVLRVLGTPNERIWPEIKELPDYNKITFKENPPIPLEHVVPDASPEAVDLLKRFLVYPSKQRISAAEALLHPYFFKEPLPAHHSELPTPQRAGRKTLQHQHEFHVERPLVESVTNPDLVSRHARV encoded by the exons ACAGGAGAGACAGTTGCTCTCAAGAAAGTTGCCCTGCGGAAACTGGAGGATGGAATTCCGAACCAGGCCCTGCGGGAGATTAAAGCTCTTCAGGAAATTGAGGACAATCAATAC GTGGTCAAGCTAAAGGACGTCTTCCCCCATGGAACAGGGTTTGTCCTGGTCTTTGAGTATATGCTGAGTGACCTGTCTGAGGTGATCCGCAACTCTGATTGGCCCCTGACCGAGTCACAAGTCAAAGGTTACATGATGATGCTGCTGAAAGGGCTGGCGTTCTGCCACCAGAACTCCATTATGCACAGG GACCTGAAGCCAGCAAACCTGCTCATCAGTTCGACGGGACACCTCAAAATTGCTGATTTTGGACTTGCCCGGGTTTTTTCCAACGAAGGTGATCGACTGTACAGCCATCAGGTGGCTACacg GTGGTACCGAGCCCCAGAGCTGCTCTATGGAGCTCGCAAGTACGATGAAGGTGTAGATATTTG GGCAGTGGGCTGCATCTTCGGTGAGCTCCTGAATAACTCACCGCTGTTCCCAGGTGAAAATGACATCGAGCAGCTGTGCTGTGTTCTCCGGGTCTTGGGGACCCCCAACGAGAGGATCTGGCCT GAAATCAAGGAGCTGCCGGATTATAACAAGATCACTTTCAAGGAGAATCCACCCATCCCGCTGGAACATGTCGTCCCAGATGCCTCGCCCGAGGCAGTGGATCTCCTGAAACGCTTCCTGGTCTACCCATCCAAGCAGAGAATCAGTGCAGCTGAG GCTCTCTTGCACCCGTATTTCTTCAAGGAGCCACTACCCGCCCACCACTCGGAGCTGCCAACCCCGCAGCGGGCAGGGAGGAAGACATTGCAGCACCAGCACGAGTTCCATGTTGAGCGGCCCCTCGTGGAATCGGTGACCAACCCGGACCTCGTCTCCCGCCATGCCCGAGTTTGA